The genomic stretch CGCCCGGTTCTCGGCGGAGGCATGGCGCGCCGCGCCGCTCAGATCCGCCGTGCCCCGGTAGTGCCGTACCGCGGTCCCGCCGACCTCGGTCCGGCCGACATACGTCGCCGTCCGCGTCCCGCGCAGTACCTCGGCCGCCGCGTACGGATCGGTCGCGCCGCCGGTGACCAGGTTGCCGTCGGACAGCGTGGCGGTGTCCACCCGCACCCACTTGCTCGCCGGCACGCCCGCGCCCCGGTTCTTCATGAACAGGGCGCCAGGAGCGAGGAGTTCGGTGATCGGCTGGTGCTCGGCGGTGCCCGCCGGGTCGTCGGGCAGGACGACCGTGAGCCGGCCGAGCCGGTGCCGGTAGTCGTAGACGCCGTGGCCGCGGATGGTCACCCGGGTGCCGCCCGTGGCCATCTCCATGGAGGTGGTGGCCTTGGAGGTGCCCGCGCCGCCCAGCGTGTCGGCGGCCCGGTGCAGGATGGCGACCGGGTCGCCCCCGCCCTTGACGTCCTCGGCGGCGGCCCCGGTGCCGGAACACCCCGTGGCACCCGCCCCCAGGCCGAGCATGATGCCGACCGCGACGAACGTCCTGCCCGCGTTCCTGTGCTGCCGCCGATCCATCGCCTGCCTACCCCCAGCCGGTACGTCCGTCACGGGCCCCCTGTCGTTCGGTTAACGACGGGTAGGAGGTGTTGTCACGCGGCGCCGGGAGCCGGGGAGAGGCGTATGAGCCCCGTACGAGCGCCGTGTGAGCCCTGCCGGTGCCGGGTGGGTACCGTTGTCCGGGTGACAGCCAGCGCGGCACAGCAGGACGGGCCGGAGCCTGCCCGGTCGGGGCAGGAACATCGCACGACGACAACCGAACAGGGCCGGTTCTGCGTGGCCGGCTGCAGCTGCGGCTGGCGCGGCCCGGCCCGCAGAGCCCGCAGTCAGGCCCGTACGGACGCGGAGAGGCATCTCGCGGGACCCTGACGGGGGTTGAGCGTGCTCACGGGGGTTGACGCCCGCGTCACATGCGGCTGCGGGCGGCGGGGGCGAGCCACAGCATCCGGTCCACCTCTTCCTCTTCGTCCGGGGTTTCCTCTTCGTCCGGAGTGAAGGGCCGGCCCGGCCTCGAACGCCACTGAGCAAGGATCCCGCCGGCGCCTCGCCCGCGTCGGCCGGCGCATCCTCGCCCCCTTCCCGTATCCGCCCCGTCTCTGTTGCTCCCTGAGGATGAATCCGTCGTCGTGCCGCGACCGGTTGCCCGAACACATGACTGTCCGTCACGACAATCGGCGTCGGCCGGACTTGAGCGGCCGCGCGGACGGACACCAGGGCGGATCACATGACGCGAAGCACGTCACCGACGGACCGACGAACCGGGACAAGAAAGGGCAGATGGAGGCTGCTGCGCCTGAAGGCCGCCGCTGCGGCGGGTCTGCTGCTGCTCGCGCTCGGCTCCCAGGCACAGGCCATCGACTCCACCATCTCCCTGAACAACAAGCGCACGGGGTGGGACGCGAACGAGCCGAATCTGACGCCGGCCCGGGTGTCCTCGTCGAGCTTCGGACGGCGCTGGTCCACCCCGGTGAACGGCGCGGTGCTGGCCCAGCCGCTGGTCACCGGCAGGAACGTGGTCGTCGCCACCGAGAACAACTACGTCTACGGCATCGACGCCGTCACCGGAGTGACGCACTGGACCCGCCAGCTCGGCCCGGCCTGGCCCACCTCGTCGATCCCCTGCAACGACCCCGCGCCGCACACCGGGATCACCGGCACCCCGGTGTACGACCCGTCGTCCAACACCGTCTTCCTCACCAGCAAGGTCAACGACGGCGCGGACGCACAGCACCCGCACTGGTACTTCCACGCGATGAGCGCCTCCACCGGCGCCGAGCGCGCGGGCTGGCCGGTGCGGATCCAGGGCACGCCGACCAACAGTCCCGGCCACCCGTTCAACCCTTTCACCTTCGCGCAGCGGCCGGGTCTGCTGCTGCTGAACGGCTCGGTGTACGCGGCCTTCGGCTCCTACTGCGACGTCGGCCCGTACGTCGGCAACGTGGTGGGGGTGAACATCGGCACCCGCCGCCTGACCCTGTGGTCCGCCGAGGCCGGCTCCGACACCCGGGAGGCCGGTATCTGGCAGAGCGGCGGCGGGCTGGTCTCGGACGGCTCCGGCCGGATCATCTTCACCACCGGCAACGGCGCCGGCGCGGGCTCGCCGAGCCCCGGCCCGGGCAGCAGGCCGCCCGGCAACCTCGGCGAGTCGGTGGTCCGGCTCGGCGTGAACAGCAACGGCAGCCTCTCGGCCCGTGACTTCTTCAGCCCGGCCAACAACAAGACACTGGACGCCAACGACACCGACCTCGGCTCGGGCGGGCCGGTCGCGCTGCCCGACGCCTTCGGCACCCCCGCGCACCCGCGCCTGCTGGTGCAGGTCGGCAAGGACGGCCGGGTCTTCCTGCTGGACCGGAACAACCTGGGTGGCATGGGCCAGGGCCCGAACGGCACGGACAAAGTGGTGAGCGTGGCCGGACCGTTCGAGGGCGTCTGGGGCCACCCCGCCGTCTGGGGCGGTGGCGGAGGCTACGTGTACACCGTGTCCACCGATACCGGCAACGGCCATTCGCCGCTGCGCGCGCTGAAGTTCCGGGTGAACAGCTCCGGCGTTCCGGTCCTGACCAGCGTGGGCATCAGCAACGAGGGCTTCGGCTACGGCTCCGGGTCCCCCGCGGTCACCTCCAACGGTACGGCCGCCGGTTCCGCGCTGGTCTGGGCGGTCTGGTCCGGCTCCGGCGCCGGCGGTGTCGGCGGCGAGCTGCGGGTCTACGACGCGGTGCCGGTGGGCGGCGTCATGCACCTGCGCCGCTCCTTCCCGATCGGCACGGCGGCCAAGTTCGTGGTCCCCGCCACGGACGGCGGCCGGGTCTACGTAGGGACCCGGGACGGCCACCTGGTGGCCTTCGGCATCGCGGGTACGACCGCCGCCGCCACTACGGCCGGTGGGACCGGTCGTGGGACCGGTGGGACCGGTGGTGGGACTGGTGGGACCGGTGGTGGGACCGGTGGGTGCGGCCCTTGCGAGGAGTCGGACAAGCACGGGTCCTGAGCCTTCGCCACGCTCGAGCCCCGGCCCCGGACGCAACTCAGCGGAAGCGTCCGGGGCCGGGGCTGAGCCGGCGCCCCCGGGCGTCATGGCGGGACAGCCTCAGGCATGCGTCCGCTGCGGTGTGTCAGGCCTCCCCGCGCTCGTCGGCGTCGATGGCCGCGAGCGTCGGAGGGATCAGGTCCCGGTCTCGTTCGTAGGTCAGGCGTTCGCGGGCTCTGTCCGGCGACAGCCACAGCAACTCGCTCACTTCGTCGCCGGGTACGAAGGCTCCACCGGTCGACTCCGCGGCCCAGTACGTGACTTCCTTGTTCCGGCCCGTGTTGTCGACGTAGTGGGCACTCGGCAGAGCCGGTCCGAGTCGGCATGTGTGGCCGGTCTCCTCCCGCACTTCGCGCACGGCAGCCGCGCGGGCCGTCTCGCCCTTCTTCAGCTTCCCTTTGGGCCAGGACCAGTCAGACCACTTCGGCCTGAAGACCAAGGCCAGCTCGACGCCGCCCGAGGAGGAACGGCGCCAGAGCACACAGCCGGACGCGCGGACCATTGACCGCCTCCTCACGGGACCTCAGGACGCGCCGAGGATCTGCTGCTGCCACGCCTGCTGGAAGGCGAACCTGGCCGCCTCCACCTCGTGCCGCTGATCGGCGTGGAGCACGCCGAGCGCGTAC from Streptomyces roseochromogenus subsp. oscitans DS 12.976 encodes the following:
- a CDS encoding PQQ-binding-like beta-propeller repeat protein, whose product is MTRSTSPTDRRTGTRKGRWRLLRLKAAAAAGLLLLALGSQAQAIDSTISLNNKRTGWDANEPNLTPARVSSSSFGRRWSTPVNGAVLAQPLVTGRNVVVATENNYVYGIDAVTGVTHWTRQLGPAWPTSSIPCNDPAPHTGITGTPVYDPSSNTVFLTSKVNDGADAQHPHWYFHAMSASTGAERAGWPVRIQGTPTNSPGHPFNPFTFAQRPGLLLLNGSVYAAFGSYCDVGPYVGNVVGVNIGTRRLTLWSAEAGSDTREAGIWQSGGGLVSDGSGRIIFTTGNGAGAGSPSPGPGSRPPGNLGESVVRLGVNSNGSLSARDFFSPANNKTLDANDTDLGSGGPVALPDAFGTPAHPRLLVQVGKDGRVFLLDRNNLGGMGQGPNGTDKVVSVAGPFEGVWGHPAVWGGGGGYVYTVSTDTGNGHSPLRALKFRVNSSGVPVLTSVGISNEGFGYGSGSPAVTSNGTAAGSALVWAVWSGSGAGGVGGELRVYDAVPVGGVMHLRRSFPIGTAAKFVVPATDGGRVYVGTRDGHLVAFGIAGTTAAATTAGGTGRGTGGTGGGTGGTGGGTGGCGPCEESDKHGS
- a CDS encoding NUDIX hydrolase, which gives rise to MVRASGCVLWRRSSSGGVELALVFRPKWSDWSWPKGKLKKGETARAAAVREVREETGHTCRLGPALPSAHYVDNTGRNKEVTYWAAESTGGAFVPGDEVSELLWLSPDRARERLTYERDRDLIPPTLAAIDADERGEA